In a genomic window of Littorina saxatilis isolate snail1 linkage group LG6, US_GU_Lsax_2.0, whole genome shotgun sequence:
- the LOC138969482 gene encoding nocturnin-like, which produces MTDGVQALLNEVRKQREGLKLPELLRRQFKDSPVQVNNEEKPKDSKPVLRVLQWNLLAQALSQGDDNFVLCPLEALQWEHRKLHILEEILTYNATIVCLEEVDHFTFMQEMLGKAGYDGSFFPKPDSPCLYSDVNYGPDGCAVFWKKDQVSLIQQKGVVLKDEKREPTNQVAVICKFTHLLLHKEFFVAVTHLKSKTPYWQMRHEQGKYLEQTLTKSVTPSTPLVVCGDFNAEPSEQVYATFRKSELKLGSAYCYLSDKLEEPAFTTWKVRGGPHGKNCETAQCIDYVFFTTDFLRPVSLLQLPTEEQIGKDRLPSMTYPSDHLSLVVDFVFCG; this is translated from the exons ATGACAGACGGCGTGCAGGCATTGCTGAATGAGGTGCGTAAACAGAGAGAAGGCCTCAAGTTGCCAGAGCTGCTTAGACGCCAGTTCAAGGACTCCCCTGTCCAAGTGAACAATGAAGAAAAACCCAAAGACAGCAAGCCTGTATTACGGGTCTTGCAGTGGAATCTTTTGGCTCAAG CCCTGAGCCAGGGGGATGACAACTTTGTGCTGTGCCCGTTGGAGGCACTCCAGTGGGAACACCGTAAGCTGCACATCTTGGAGGAAATCTTGACGTACAATGCCACCATCGTGTGCCTGGAGGAGGTCGACCACTTCACCTTCATGCAGGAGATGCTGGGCAAAGCTGGCTACGACGGATCTTTCTTCCCCAAGCCGGACTCACCGTGCCTCTACTCTGACGTAAACTACGGCCCTGATGGTTGTGCTGTGTTCTGGAAGAAGGACCAGGTCAGTCTGATACAGCAGAAAGGTGTTGTGTTGAAGGACGAGAAAAGGGAACCAACAAATCAGGTGGCAGTCATCTGCAAGTTCACTCACCTCCTTTTACACAAAGAGTTCTTTGTGGCCGTCACACATCTCAAGTCTAAGACGCCGTACTGGCAGATGCGGCATGAGCAAGGGAAATACTTGGAGCAGACTCTGACAAAGAGTGTAACTCCCTCCACCCCCTTGGTTGTTTGTGGCGATTTCAATGCGGAACCCTCAGAGCAAGTGTACGCGACGTTCAGAAAGAGTGAGCTAAAGCTGGGTAGCGCTTATTGCTACCTCTCTGACAAGCTGGAAGAACCAGCGTTTACCACGTGGAAGGTGCGCGGTGGTCCGCACGGTAAGAACTGTGAAACGGCGCAGTGCATCGACTATGTCTTCTTCACCACAGACTTTCTACGGCCAGTGTCGCTGCTGCAGCTGCCCACTGAGGAGCAGATTGGCAAGGACCGTCTGCCGTCCATGACGTATCCCTCCGATCATTTATCTCTAGTGGTGGACTTTGTCTTTTGTGGTTga